A genome region from Nocardia sp. NBC_00565 includes the following:
- a CDS encoding nitroreductase/quinone reductase family protein — protein sequence MAKQYHVGALVRISNRITAWLVRVGVPIGTFAVLGVRGRKSGRTIETPLAVFGFDGKRYLVASYGVVNWVRNLRAAHGAATLRRGRRVESIRAAELPIDAAAPVLRSAVRAGPPGIPRPIVRLYRRFFVLPYLDLEVDAPLADFDRAARTHPVFLVETDVLPR from the coding sequence ATGGCCAAGCAGTACCACGTCGGGGCGCTGGTGCGGATCAGCAATCGGATCACCGCGTGGCTGGTGCGAGTCGGGGTGCCGATCGGCACCTTCGCCGTGCTCGGCGTGCGCGGCCGCAAGAGCGGGCGGACCATCGAAACCCCGCTTGCCGTCTTCGGTTTCGACGGTAAGCGGTATCTGGTCGCGTCCTACGGTGTCGTCAACTGGGTGCGCAATCTGCGCGCCGCGCATGGTGCCGCGACATTGCGGCGCGGTCGGCGGGTCGAGTCGATCCGTGCTGCGGAACTGCCGATCGATGCGGCCGCGCCGGTGCTGCGGAGTGCGGTTCGGGCAGGGCCGCCCGGAATACCGCGGCCTATCGTCCGCTTGTATCGGCGCTTCTTCGTTTTGCCGTACCTGGATCTCGAGGTGGACGCACCGCTCGCCGACTTTGATCGCGCGGCACGCACACATCCGGTCTTTCTCGTCGAAACCGACGTGTTGCCGCGATAA
- the iolB gene encoding 5-deoxy-glucuronate isomerase has translation MSEDAGCAYTGLRVLRLAAGEARTISTGEYEAFVLPLQGSCTIRVDGMTFELDGRDSVFARVTDFAYVPRDADVEISTAVDLEVALPMARCTRRLEPRYGPAEKVPVEVRGAGPATRQVTNFGTPGSWDHADKLNACELITPGGNWSSYPPHKHDEASDCEVINEELYYFRIAGRDGITPSREGFGLHRTYTADGTLNENVAVRDGDVFLVPHGYHGPCIAAPGYPMYYLNVLAGPAPERSMAFCDDPAHSWVRDTWVDQPTDPRCPVTNHEGRCACS, from the coding sequence ATGTCCGAAGACGCGGGATGCGCCTACACCGGCCTGCGCGTCCTTCGTCTGGCCGCAGGCGAAGCACGGACAATCAGCACCGGCGAGTACGAGGCCTTCGTGCTGCCGCTGCAGGGCTCATGCACGATCCGCGTCGACGGCATGACGTTCGAATTGGACGGCCGCGACTCGGTTTTCGCGCGCGTCACCGACTTCGCCTACGTCCCGCGCGACGCCGATGTCGAAATCTCCACCGCCGTCGACCTCGAAGTGGCGCTGCCGATGGCGCGCTGCACCCGGCGTTTGGAGCCGAGATACGGCCCGGCCGAGAAGGTTCCGGTCGAGGTGCGCGGCGCGGGTCCGGCGACCCGGCAGGTCACCAACTTCGGCACACCCGGAAGTTGGGACCACGCCGACAAACTCAACGCCTGTGAACTGATCACTCCGGGCGGCAACTGGTCGTCCTATCCGCCGCACAAGCACGACGAGGCGAGCGACTGCGAGGTGATCAACGAGGAGCTCTACTACTTCCGCATCGCCGGGCGCGACGGAATCACCCCGTCCCGCGAGGGTTTCGGCCTGCACCGGACCTACACCGCCGACGGCACGCTGAATGAGAACGTCGCCGTGCGTGACGGCGATGTCTTCCTGGTGCCGCACGGCTATCACGGACCGTGCATCGCCGCACCCGGTTACCCGATGTACTACCTGAACGTGCTCGCGGGCCCGGCGCCCGAGCGGTCGATGGCCTTCTGCGATGACCCCGCACACAGCTGGGTGCGCGACACCTGGGTCGACCAGCCGACCGACCCGCGCTGCCCGGTCACCAACCACGAAGGACGGTGCGCATGCAGCTGA
- a CDS encoding cold-shock protein: MAQGSVKWFNSEKGFGFIAQDGGGPDVFVHYSAVSGSGFRSLEEGQRVEFEIGQGQKGPQAQDVRAI; encoded by the coding sequence ATGGCTCAAGGCAGTGTGAAGTGGTTCAACAGCGAAAAGGGCTTCGGCTTTATCGCTCAAGACGGAGGCGGCCCTGACGTCTTCGTGCATTACTCGGCCGTTTCCGGCTCGGGTTTCCGGTCCCTCGAAGAGGGCCAGCGCGTGGAGTTCGAGATCGGCCAGGGCCAGAAGGGTCCGCAGGCCCAGGACGTCCGCGCTATCTGA
- a CDS encoding winged helix-turn-helix transcriptional regulator: MRDDGRSGCPINATIEVIGDRWTLLVLRDVMFGNRRHFRELLAGSEEGIASNILSDRLKRLVAAGLLSREDTRPGQKAEYRLTEPAIQLVPIMAQLGAWGLRHRPTTKRLRVRAELLEQGGPQLWAEFMDELRESHLGIPRPNPDQLTATERLAQAYASAVAES, translated from the coding sequence ATGCGCGACGACGGACGCTCGGGTTGCCCGATCAACGCGACCATCGAGGTGATCGGCGATCGGTGGACGCTGCTGGTGCTGCGCGACGTGATGTTCGGTAACCGCCGCCACTTCCGCGAGCTGCTGGCCGGATCGGAGGAGGGGATCGCGTCGAATATCCTCTCGGATCGGCTCAAGCGCCTGGTCGCGGCCGGACTGCTCAGCCGCGAGGACACCCGTCCGGGTCAGAAGGCCGAGTACCGGCTGACCGAGCCCGCGATCCAGCTGGTGCCGATCATGGCGCAGCTCGGCGCGTGGGGGCTGCGGCATCGGCCGACGACCAAACGCCTGCGCGTGCGCGCCGAACTGCTGGAGCAGGGCGGCCCGCAGCTGTGGGCCGAGTTCATGGACGAGCTGCGAGAGTCCCACCTCGGGATCCCGCGACCGAATCCCGACCAGCTCACAGCGACCGAACGACTGGCCCAGGCCTACGCATCGGCAGTCGCCGAGTCATAG
- a CDS encoding TetR/AcrR family transcriptional regulator, giving the protein MLKFVDPVTCEEAVRTMVAPKLPDQLVRLWRLPSGTRLGRPAELDVDRVVGMAVALADQHGLPGATLPKIAAALHVTPMSLYRYIGSKDELIVLMSDLGFGPAEYAEQTGPQGDWRTGLRRWASAQRAIFQRRPWLTQLPTTGPPRGPNAIAWMDAGLRNLRDTDLDWAAKIGVITVVSGYVRQAFSLASELEQGSRAAGLDQTQVEQNYGRDLVRLVDPDRFPDAAQLFASNVFEVAPEEPDADFTFGLELVLDGVAASIRRANSSRS; this is encoded by the coding sequence ATGCTAAAGTTCGTCGACCCGGTGACCTGCGAGGAGGCTGTTCGAACCATGGTCGCACCGAAGCTGCCCGACCAGCTCGTCCGGCTGTGGCGTCTGCCGAGCGGCACGCGCCTCGGCCGCCCCGCCGAGCTCGACGTGGACCGCGTCGTCGGCATGGCCGTGGCGCTCGCCGACCAGCACGGCCTGCCCGGCGCGACCTTGCCGAAGATCGCCGCGGCCTTGCACGTCACGCCCATGTCGCTGTACCGCTACATCGGCTCCAAGGACGAACTGATCGTGCTGATGTCCGATTTGGGTTTCGGTCCGGCCGAGTACGCCGAACAGACAGGCCCGCAAGGGGATTGGCGCACCGGTCTGCGTCGCTGGGCCTCGGCGCAACGAGCGATCTTCCAGCGTCGTCCCTGGCTGACCCAGCTGCCGACCACCGGCCCGCCGCGCGGCCCGAACGCCATCGCCTGGATGGACGCGGGCCTGCGCAACCTGCGTGACACCGATCTGGACTGGGCCGCCAAAATCGGCGTGATCACGGTGGTCAGCGGATATGTTCGCCAGGCCTTCAGCTTGGCCAGCGAACTCGAACAGGGCAGTCGCGCAGCGGGTCTCGACCAAACCCAGGTCGAGCAGAACTACGGCCGCGATCTGGTCCGGCTCGTCGACCCGGACCGATTCCCGGACGCGGCCCAGCTGTTCGCCTCGAACGTCTTCGAGGTCGCGCCCGAGGAGCCGGACGCCGATTTCACCTTCGGTCTCGAACTCGTCCTCGACGGTGTCGCGGCCTCGATTCGCCGAGCGAACTCGTCGCGGTCATGA
- a CDS encoding Cgl0159 family (beta/alpha)8-fold protein yields the protein MYLTDERWRELLRQRATDPTAVERAYAKRVRRPSLLSNKETLFLIAADHPARGALGVGSDLTAMADRRTLLERLLTALDHPAVDGVLGSPDVVEELLLLDALDDKIVIGSMNRGGLAGAEWEIDDRFTGYDADALVRFRLDGGKMLLRLDDADAGTIPTLHACAQAVSELAAHGLMAMVEPLPYSRDHSGALVMSRDAPALSRAITVASGLGVTSAYTWLKMPAPQDISVLDATTLPVVVLGGAPSNDPAADLASWGGALTHDVVRGLVVGRSLLYPPDGDVAAAVDAAAHILRAAK from the coding sequence GTGTATCTGACCGACGAACGCTGGCGCGAGCTGTTGCGACAGCGCGCCACCGATCCCACCGCGGTCGAACGGGCCTACGCCAAGCGGGTCCGGCGCCCGAGTCTGTTGTCCAACAAGGAAACCCTGTTCCTGATCGCCGCGGACCATCCGGCGCGCGGTGCCCTCGGCGTCGGCTCGGACCTGACCGCGATGGCGGATCGTCGCACGCTGCTGGAGCGGCTGCTCACCGCATTGGACCATCCGGCGGTCGACGGCGTGCTCGGATCGCCCGATGTGGTCGAGGAACTGCTGTTGCTCGACGCACTGGACGACAAGATCGTCATCGGTTCGATGAACCGCGGCGGTTTGGCCGGCGCCGAATGGGAAATCGACGACCGCTTCACCGGATACGACGCCGACGCACTGGTGCGATTCCGTCTCGACGGCGGCAAAATGCTGCTGCGGCTCGATGATGCGGACGCTGGCACCATCCCGACCCTGCACGCCTGCGCCCAGGCTGTCTCCGAATTGGCGGCCCACGGCCTCATGGCGATGGTCGAACCGTTGCCCTACAGTCGCGATCACAGCGGCGCTCTCGTCATGAGCCGGGACGCACCGGCACTGTCGAGAGCGATCACCGTGGCCTCGGGACTCGGCGTCACCTCGGCCTACACCTGGCTGAAAATGCCTGCGCCACAGGACATTTCCGTACTGGACGCGACCACCCTGCCGGTCGTCGTGCTCGGCGGTGCGCCGTCGAACGACCCGGCCGCCGATCTCGCGTCCTGGGGCGGCGCGCTGACCCACGATGTAGTGCGCGGGCTGGTGGTCGGCCGGTCCCTGCTCTACCCACCCGACGGCGACGTCGCGGCCGCGGTCGACGCCGCTGCCCACATCCTGCGAGCAGCCAAATGA
- the iolD gene encoding 3D-(3,5/4)-trihydroxycyclohexane-1,2-dione acylhydrolase (decyclizing), with protein sequence MQLTTAQALVTWLAAQRSETLDGREVPLFPAVFAIFGHGNVLGLGTALQESDIPVWRGHTEEGMALAAVGLAKATHRRQVGVATSSIGPGALNMVTAAGVAHANRLPLLLLPGDTFTSRAPDPVLQQVEHFDDGTRTANDAFRAVSRYFDRITRPEQLIATLPQVARVLTDPADTGPVTVALPQDVQAETYDFPAALFEPVVHRISRPRADLRVLAEAAEALRTAQRPLLVLGGGVRYSGAGSRIVEFAERHGIPLTETTAGRTLVPHDHPLHSGPLGITGSASANAMAAAADLVLAIGTRLQDFTTASWTVFANDARLVTINAARFDAVKHGALAVVGDADAVVRDLAEYLGDWRVDSEWTARSAGLRSTWDAHIDKLRAPTPGTPSYAQVVGVVNESSEPNDYVMTASGGLPGELIGGWRATGGVPTMDVEYGFSCMGYELAGAWGAAMAHSEGLVTTMLGDGSYLMLNSELFSASFAGHPFVAVVCDNDGYAVIARLQEGQGGEPFNNFYANCRSNHERPPRVDFAGHARSLGCAVFTAGDLDEFRTAYARARAAAVAESRPAVLVVRTQPSSWTEAGAWWEVGVPAHLSGRSAYEESKSAQVRYLRS encoded by the coding sequence ATGCAGCTGACCACGGCGCAGGCGCTGGTGACCTGGTTGGCCGCCCAGCGTTCGGAAACCCTGGATGGACGCGAAGTACCGTTGTTCCCGGCGGTTTTCGCGATCTTCGGCCACGGCAACGTCCTCGGCCTCGGCACCGCGCTCCAGGAATCCGATATCCCGGTGTGGCGCGGGCACACCGAGGAAGGCATGGCCCTGGCGGCCGTCGGCTTGGCCAAGGCAACGCACCGCCGCCAGGTCGGTGTCGCGACGTCCTCGATCGGCCCCGGTGCGCTGAACATGGTCACCGCGGCAGGCGTCGCGCACGCGAATCGCCTTCCGCTACTACTGCTTCCGGGCGACACCTTCACCAGCCGCGCACCGGATCCGGTGCTGCAGCAGGTGGAGCACTTCGATGACGGCACCCGCACGGCGAACGACGCCTTTCGCGCGGTCAGCCGGTATTTCGACCGCATCACGCGCCCAGAACAATTGATCGCCACCCTGCCCCAGGTCGCTCGCGTCCTCACCGACCCGGCCGATACGGGTCCGGTCACCGTGGCATTGCCCCAGGACGTGCAAGCGGAGACCTACGACTTCCCAGCGGCCCTGTTCGAACCGGTCGTACACCGAATCTCGCGGCCCCGCGCGGATTTACGCGTCCTCGCCGAAGCCGCCGAAGCTCTGCGCACCGCGCAGCGGCCGCTGCTGGTGCTCGGTGGTGGTGTCCGCTATTCGGGTGCGGGCTCTCGCATAGTGGAATTCGCTGAGCGGCACGGTATTCCGCTGACCGAAACCACCGCGGGCCGCACACTTGTACCGCACGACCACCCGCTGCACTCCGGTCCGCTCGGCATCACCGGTTCGGCGTCGGCCAACGCGATGGCCGCGGCGGCGGATCTGGTGCTGGCCATCGGAACTCGACTGCAGGACTTCACCACCGCGTCGTGGACGGTATTCGCGAACGACGCTCGGCTGGTCACCATCAACGCGGCACGCTTCGACGCCGTCAAACACGGTGCCCTCGCGGTAGTCGGCGACGCGGACGCCGTCGTGCGGGATCTCGCTGAGTACCTCGGGGATTGGCGAGTCGACAGCGAATGGACGGCGCGATCCGCCGGGCTGCGCAGCACCTGGGATGCCCATATCGACAAGCTCCGCGCCCCGACCCCCGGTACGCCGAGCTATGCCCAAGTCGTCGGTGTAGTCAACGAATCGAGCGAGCCGAACGACTATGTGATGACCGCGTCCGGTGGCCTGCCCGGTGAGCTCATCGGCGGCTGGCGCGCCACCGGCGGCGTCCCCACGATGGACGTGGAGTACGGATTCTCCTGTATGGGATACGAACTCGCGGGCGCGTGGGGTGCGGCGATGGCGCACTCCGAGGGCCTGGTCACCACCATGCTCGGCGACGGCTCCTACTTGATGCTGAACTCCGAGCTCTTCTCCGCGTCCTTCGCCGGGCACCCGTTCGTGGCTGTCGTCTGCGACAACGATGGCTACGCGGTCATCGCCCGCCTCCAGGAGGGACAGGGCGGCGAACCGTTCAACAACTTCTATGCCAACTGCCGCAGCAACCACGAGCGACCGCCCCGGGTCGACTTCGCCGGCCACGCCCGATCCTTGGGCTGCGCGGTCTTCACCGCCGGCGACCTCGACGAATTCCGCACCGCGTACGCGCGGGCCCGTGCCGCCGCCGTCGCCGAATCCCGCCCGGCGGTCCTGGTGGTCCGCACCCAACCGTCCTCGTGGACCGAGGCCGGAGCCTGGTGGGAGGTCGGTGTGCCTGCGCACCTGTCGGGCAGGTCGGCGTACGAGGAATCGAAATCCGCTCAGGTCCGGTATCTACGGAGTTGA
- a CDS encoding VOC family protein, translating into MDQDTDGVWTIPGGAKIAWFGDPDGNVLTLMQFVG; encoded by the coding sequence ATGGACCAGGACACCGACGGCGTGTGGACCATCCCGGGCGGCGCTAAGATCGCCTGGTTCGGCGATCCGGACGGCAACGTCCTGACCCTCATGCAGTTCGTCGGCTAG
- the iolC gene encoding 5-dehydro-2-deoxygluconokinase, with product MTGLEVLTVGRVGVDLYPQQSGVGLAEVETFAKFLGGTATNVAVAAARLGRRAAVLTKVGPDGFGDYVRSALADFGVSAGYVTTNPDLLTPVVFCELNPPADPPLLFYRAPIAPDLTLTEDEIPWDVVDSVPLLWVTGTGVSAEPARSTQRTILERRGRRGHTVLDLDYRPMFWPDEATAHAEIGWMLDHVNVVVGNRTEVRIAVGTAEPDEAADRLLARGVRLAVIKRGAEGVLIATESGRWSVPPCRVEVVCGLGAGDGFGGALIHGLLAAWDPQRIATYANAAGALVASRLACADAMPTNAEIEEVLCI from the coding sequence GTGACCGGACTCGAGGTCCTCACGGTCGGGCGCGTCGGCGTCGATCTGTATCCACAGCAGAGCGGCGTCGGCTTGGCCGAGGTCGAGACCTTCGCGAAGTTCCTGGGCGGCACGGCGACCAACGTCGCCGTGGCGGCGGCGCGCTTGGGTCGGCGCGCCGCCGTGCTGACCAAGGTCGGCCCGGACGGGTTCGGCGACTACGTGCGATCCGCGCTGGCGGACTTCGGCGTCTCGGCCGGCTACGTCACGACCAACCCGGATCTGCTGACGCCGGTGGTCTTCTGCGAACTCAACCCACCCGCCGATCCACCGCTGCTGTTCTACCGCGCGCCCATCGCGCCGGATCTCACCCTCACCGAGGACGAGATCCCCTGGGATGTGGTGGATTCGGTGCCGCTGCTGTGGGTCACCGGTACCGGCGTCAGCGCGGAACCCGCTCGCTCCACCCAGCGCACGATCCTCGAACGCCGTGGCCGTCGTGGCCATACCGTGCTCGACCTGGATTACCGGCCGATGTTCTGGCCGGATGAAGCCACCGCCCACGCCGAGATCGGCTGGATGCTCGATCACGTGAATGTCGTGGTGGGCAACCGCACCGAGGTGCGTATCGCGGTCGGTACCGCCGAGCCGGACGAAGCCGCCGACCGACTGCTGGCCCGCGGCGTGCGCCTTGCGGTGATCAAGCGCGGTGCCGAGGGAGTGCTGATCGCCACCGAATCCGGCCGCTGGTCGGTGCCGCCCTGCCGGGTCGAGGTGGTGTGCGGTCTCGGCGCGGGCGACGGGTTCGGTGGTGCGCTGATCCACGGTCTGCTCGCGGCCTGGGATCCACAGCGGATCGCCACCTACGCCAATGCCGCTGGTGCGCTGGTGGCTTCGCGGCTGGCCTGTGCCGACGCGATGCCGACCAATGCCGAAATCGAGGAGGTGCTGTGTATCTGA